In Anas platyrhynchos isolate ZD024472 breed Pekin duck chromosome 22, IASCAAS_PekinDuck_T2T, whole genome shotgun sequence, the following proteins share a genomic window:
- the LOC139999266 gene encoding RANBP2-like and GRIP domain-containing protein 8 isoform X2: MLRRSKAEVERCVASVQASAASRREKSLKGFQFAKLYFEIKEYELAKRYIFTYLSVQKRDARAHRFLGQIYEAEDNIEEAFGCYRRSVELNPMQKDLVLKIAELLCNNAVTDERAKYWVEKSAKLFPGSPAVYKLKEQLLDCKAPSLAELHKYDVDNTLPSHLGKSQSNSELQVARQNLQVGTVMASDIL; encoded by the exons ATGTTGAGGCGCAGCAAGGCCGAGGTGGAGCGCTGTGTCGCCTCCGTGCAGGCCTCTGCGGCTTCTCGGAGAGAG AAATCGTTGAAAGGATTCCAGTTCgctaagctgtattttgaaataaaggaaTATGAACTTGCTAAAAG gtatatatttacataCCTCAGTGTGCAAAAGAGAGATGCGAGAGCACACAGATTTCTTGGACAAATTTATGAAGCTGAGGACAACATAGAAGAAGCTTTTGGATGTTACAGG CGTTCTGTGGAGTTGAACCCAATGCAGAAAGATCTAGTACTGAAGATAGCGGAGTTACTGTGCAATAATGCCGTCActgatgaaagagcaaaatactgGGTTGAAAAATCTGCTAAGTTGTTTCCTGGAAGCCCTGCTGTTTACAAGTTGAAG GAGCAGTTGCTGGATTGTAAAGCACCATCGCTAGcggaacttcataaatatgatgtTG ataaCACCTTACCATCCCATTTAGGTAAAAGTCAGAGTAATAGCGAACTGCAAGTCGCCCGTCAGAATCTCCAGGTAGGAACTGTAATGGCCTCAGACATTTTGTAA
- the LOC139999266 gene encoding RANBP2-like and GRIP domain-containing protein 8 isoform X1: MLRRSKAEVERCVASVQASAASRREKSLKGFQFAKLYFEIKEYELAKRYIFTYLSVQKRDARAHRFLGQIYEAEDNIEEAFGCYRRSVELNPMQKDLVLKIAELLCNNAVTDERAKYWVEKSAKLFPGSPAVYKLKEQLLDCKAPSLAELHKYDVGKRRYSLKLSINMTVCTRGSSRNTSYCSKKTDSNTEQLVWP, encoded by the exons ATGTTGAGGCGCAGCAAGGCCGAGGTGGAGCGCTGTGTCGCCTCCGTGCAGGCCTCTGCGGCTTCTCGGAGAGAG AAATCGTTGAAAGGATTCCAGTTCgctaagctgtattttgaaataaaggaaTATGAACTTGCTAAAAG gtatatatttacataCCTCAGTGTGCAAAAGAGAGATGCGAGAGCACACAGATTTCTTGGACAAATTTATGAAGCTGAGGACAACATAGAAGAAGCTTTTGGATGTTACAGG CGTTCTGTGGAGTTGAACCCAATGCAGAAAGATCTAGTACTGAAGATAGCGGAGTTACTGTGCAATAATGCCGTCActgatgaaagagcaaaatactgGGTTGAAAAATCTGCTAAGTTGTTTCCTGGAAGCCCTGCTGTTTACAAGTTGAAG GAGCAGTTGCTGGATTGTAAAGCACCATCGCTAGcggaacttcataaatatgatgtTGGTAAGAGGCGTTACTCTCTGAAACTCAGCATAAACATGACTGTCTGTACCAGAGGttcttctagaaatacttcGTATTGCAGTAAGAAGACAGATagcaacactgaacagctaGTATGGCCCTAA